From a region of the Rhinolophus sinicus isolate RSC01 linkage group LG04, ASM3656204v1, whole genome shotgun sequence genome:
- the COMMD6 gene encoding COMM domain-containing protein 6 yields the protein MEEPNEPLLDAKAEVTNQLLDFQWKLGMAVSSDSCRSLKYPYVAVMLKVGDRSGQVKSKSFEMTIPQFQNFYRQFKEIAAIIETV from the exons ATGGAAGAGCCTAACGAGCCGCTGCTGGATGCTAAGGCCGAG GTCACCAACCAG CTTCTAGATTTTCAGTGGAAACTGGGCATGGCTGTGAGCTCGGACAGTTGCAGATCACTTAAGTATCCTTATGTTGCCGTGATGCTGAAAGTGGGAGATCGTTCAGGCCAAGTGAAAAGCAAGTCTTTTGAAATGACAATTCCACAGTTTCAG AATTTCTACCGACAATTCAAGGAAATTGCTGCAATTATTGAAACAGTGTGA